The genome window GCCGATGACGAACACCGTCAGCGCGACCGCGAGATTGGTGCGAAAGACCTCGTGGGTGGCGACGGTGGTGGGCGCCAGGAAATCGGCGTGGGCGTGGGTGAGCTTGTAGAAGCTGACGAGGATGATGCTGGCGAGGATGACCGACGGGCCGAAGCCGATGATGGCGCGCACCTCGCGATCGGTGGTGCGTCGCACGTAGGACAGCAGCAGCCACGGCGTGATGATCGCCTTGGTGATCAACGCCACCCCCGCCCACCAGTAGAGCGTGGGGTTGCCGGCGGCGAAGGTGAGGATGAGCGCACAGATGAGCAGCGCTTGCACCAGGTAGGCGATGGCGGCTACCCGCAGGTTGCGCGCCTCCACCGCGCTCACCGAGGTGATGATCATGATGAGGCTCAGGGTGCCGATCAAGCTATCGTTGTACATGTGAGCTGATTCCTCTCGCGACCGACATCGGCTCTACCTGGCTTCCGCCTGCCGCTCCGGTTCCGGCTGCGGCTGGCGGAAGCCGGTGACCTGCATCTCGTCGAGCGCGGTGGGCGGGATATAGCAGCGCCCGCAGCGCTGGCAGGGACCCATGAAGATCTCGGCGCGAATGCGCAACTGGTGGCTGTCGTTGGTGGCGGTCTCGAACTCGCGCGTGAGGGTGATCGCCTGCTCCGGGCACACCTCCTCGCAGCGTCCGCAGTGGACGCAGCGCTCCAGCTCGAGCTCCAGCACGCGCTTCTCCGGCGACGGATCGGAGACGCGGATGAGACGCGTCGGACAGACCTCGGCGCAGCCGCCGCAGCCGATGCACCGGTTGACGTCTATCACCACCCGCCCGCGAAAGCCCTCCGGGCTCTCCATCGGCACCAGCGGATAGGGCAGCGTGACCTTCCCCGCGCGCAGGCAGATGAGCGCTTCCTTGAGCTTGCTCGTGAACATCGGCGCCTCCTCACTTCCCGATCATCGTAAACGGAATCGCCGCCAGCGCGAAGATGATGACGCGGGCGAAGTAGGTCATGGATTGGTCAATGCGCAGCCGGGGATTGACGACATCTATCAGCCCCACCAGCACCACCACTACGAACGCTTTGGCCAGGGTCGCGACGACGTTGAGCGCCGCCGCCCCCAGGTCCGGCCACGGCACGAACACCTGCACCAGCAGCACCGAGAACAGCAGCAGCCGCATGTGGAAGCACCACTTCATCAGCGCTAACCGCGGCCCGCTGAGCTCGATGAACGGCCCGCCCATGATCTCCTGATCAGCCTCGGCGATGTCGAAGGGCAGCTTGCCGGCCTGCGCCTGCAGCGCCAGGAAGAAGGCGGCGCCGGCGATGACGGTGGAGACGTAGGGGTGATGCGCGAGCTGCCAAGCGACCATGCCGTCGAAGCGCAGGGTGCCCGCCTTGAGCGCCGCCACCACCAACGCGACCGCCATCACCGGCTCGGTGGTGAGCATCATCATCATCTCCCGGCTGCCGCCGACCGCGGCGTAAGGGCTGCCCGAGGCGAAAGCGACCAGCATGACGCCCACCCCCGCCAGCGTCAGGATGTAGAGCAGAACGATGAGGTCGCTCGATCCCCCCAAGGGAACGCCGGCGCCCATGGGAATGAGCAGGGCGACCAGCAGCACCGCCGCCATCACCAGCACTGGGGCCGCGCGGAACATCAGGCTCCCCGTGGAACGCAGGTCCTCCTTGCCCAAAAGCTTCAGCAGGTCCAGGTAGGGCTGGATGATGGGCGGCCCCTGGCGCGAATGAATGCGCGCTTTGAGCTTGCGGATTACCCCCTCCAGCAAGGGTGACAGCAGCAGCACCACCAGCACCTGGACGATGCCCACTATCAGCGGGTAACCCATCTAGCTCCTCCGCTCGCTCTTCCCGCGCGACAGCGCCAGCAGCTCGTCGTTGCTGTACACCCGCGTCTGCGCGCGCTCGACGTCCACCACCTCCACCCGCTCGGTGCAGGAGAAGCAGGGGTCAATGCTCCCCAGGGTGATGGGGACGTCGGCGATCTCCTGATCCTGCACCATCGCCGGGATGCACTGCAGGTTGGGGTAGGTCGGCGCGCGCACGCGCCAGCGCTCGGGGCGGTTGTTGTCGCCGGTCAGCACGTAGTGGATGGCCTCGCCGCGCGGCGCCTCGACCATGCTGATGCCCTCGAGGCCGGCGGGAATCTCGTCCTCAATCGGCGTCACCAGCGGCCCCTCCGGCATCTCCGCCAGCCCCTTGCGAATCTGACGGATGGACTCGAAGGTCTCCTCCACCCGCACCAGGGTGCGCGCCAACACGTCGCCCTCGTCGTGGTAGCAGACCTTGGGCTCGAGCTCGGGATAGGCGGCGTAGGGATGATCCACGCGCGCGTCGCGCGGGTGCCCCGAGCCGCGCACCGTCGGCCCGACGGCACACATCGCCCGCGCGTGTTCATAGGTCAGGGGGCCGACGTCCTTCAGCCGCAGCATGAGGGTCGAGTCGCCGGGCAGGGCGTCGGCGACCGCCAGCGTTTCCTTCTCGATCTTGTCGAGCACGTCGAGGACCTTGGGGTGAAGCTCCTTGGGAATGTCGCGGCGCACGCCGCCGATGATGTTCATGCCGTAGGTCTTGCGGTTGCCGGCGATCTGCTCGCACAGCCACATGATGGGCTCGCGGATGCGCCAGCTCTGCATGAGCAGGGTGTCGAAGCCGATGATGTGGGTGGCGATGCCCAGCCACAGCAGGTGGGAATGGACGCGCTCGATCTCGAGCATTAGGCTGCGGATGTAGCGCGCGCGGGGCGGCGGCTCGATGCCGGCCGCCACTTCGACCGCCTGGCAGTAGCAACTGGAATGGATGAAGCCGCAGATGCCGCAGATGCGCTCGGCGATGAAGGGGATCTCGTTGTAGTTGAGGACCGTGTCGCCCAGCTTCTCGATGCCGCGGTGGTTGTAGAACCCGCGGTAGTCGCAGCCGACGACCCGCTCCCCGTCCACGAACAGGCGGAGCTGCGCGGGCTCCTCCAGCACCGGGAAGAACGGCCCGATGGGCAGCACGGTCGCCCCCGGCGGCGGCTCCTTCAATTGCACCCGCGCCCCCTCGTCGGCGGGCGGTTTGAGGTCGTACGCCACGTCCCTGCGCAGGGGGTGCACCCCCGCCGGCCAGTCGTCGGCCAATACCAGCCGCCGTGGGTCGGGGTGGCCCTCCGCCTCGACCCCAATCAGATCCTGGAACTCCCGCTCCGACCACCCCGCCCCCGGCACCACCGGCGTGATGGATTGAATCTTCGCGTCGTTGGGATCAACCTCAGCCACTAGGCACACGTAGCCGTGGTCTTCGTCCATGGCGAAGATGTGGTTGATCTCGTAACCGCGGTGGGCCTGGCGGCGGTCGGTGCCCGCCGTAATCAGGAAGCGCGCGCCCACCTGGTTGAATAGATAGTCCGCCATGGGCACGATCGCTTCCTTGTCGAGCCGCACGTACAGGGTGCGGTCCACCGGCTCGCGCGACTCTATGAACCCGCGGCCGGCGCGCTGCTTGATGCCGGCCAGCAGCCCGTTATTTGAGAAATACATCGTTCTCATATCCTCCTGCCCCGGGGCGAAGCCGCCCGAGGGCTGTAAGCCCTTTGTGGCGCAGGCTTCCAGCCTGCGAACGCCTAACCCCTCACCACCAGGAACAGCAGCGCCAGCACCACGATCACGCCAATCACCTGCCACAGCATGTATATCTGGGGAATGCCGACGTGGGTGCGGCTCAAGCGTTCCGCCAGCCGCCCGCCCCCGCGCACCAGTGGCGCGTACAGCCACGAATCGAGGTCGAAGACGCGCGGGACCCAGCCCGGCAGCGCAACCCGCGGCAGCCGCACCCGCGGGTAAATGCCCGCGAACGCACGGTTGAAGGGTGCGAACACCCCCTGCGCGCGGAAACGCACCAGCTCGTCCGCGTGCTCCTCGCCGCAGTACCAGGTGCCCACCACGCGCACCGGCGCCCCACCCAGTCGCATGATGCCATAGCTGACCACCATCAGGCCCGCCAGCAGGCCCAGCAGCAGCAATGGGTTCCACGCCGCCGCTGCCACCGTGCGGCCGGCGACCAGCTGCAGCGTCCAGTTCGAACCCGCCAGGATCTGCGCCGGCGCCGCCAGCTCCAGACCCGGCGCCTGCAGCATGCCGTAGATCGCGCGGGCGACCCACACCGGCGCCAGCCCCAGGGCGACGCAGACCGCCGCCAGCAGCACCTGCGCGGTCGTCATCGTCCACGGCAGGCCGCG of Armatimonadota bacterium contains these proteins:
- a CDS encoding 4Fe-4S dicluster domain-containing protein, which gives rise to MFTSKLKEALICLRAGKVTLPYPLVPMESPEGFRGRVVIDVNRCIGCGGCAEVCPTRLIRVSDPSPEKRVLELELERCVHCGRCEEVCPEQAITLTREFETATNDSHQLRIRAEIFMGPCQRCGRCYIPPTALDEMQVTGFRQPQPEPERQAEAR
- a CDS encoding NADH-quinone oxidoreductase subunit H, whose translation is MGYPLIVGIVQVLVVLLLSPLLEGVIRKLKARIHSRQGPPIIQPYLDLLKLLGKEDLRSTGSLMFRAAPVLVMAAVLLVALLIPMGAGVPLGGSSDLIVLLYILTLAGVGVMLVAFASGSPYAAVGGSREMMMMLTTEPVMAVALVVAALKAGTLRFDGMVAWQLAHHPYVSTVIAGAAFFLALQAQAGKLPFDIAEADQEIMGGPFIELSGPRLALMKWCFHMRLLLFSVLLVQVFVPWPDLGAAALNVVATLAKAFVVVVLVGLIDVVNPRLRIDQSMTYFARVIIFALAAIPFTMIGK
- a CDS encoding NADH-quinone oxidoreductase subunit K gives rise to the protein MYNDSLIGTLSLIMIITSVSAVEARNLRVAAIAYLVQALLICALILTFAAGNPTLYWWAGVALITKAIITPWLLLSYVRRTTDREVRAIIGFGPSVILASIILVSFYKLTHAHADFLAPTTVATHEVFRTNLAVALTVFVIGLYAILSRRDAIKTVVGLCLLENAVHLSLISLAPGIRETALVGIATEVVITVYLLLYIISGIYQKFGSTDTYKLSELHW
- a CDS encoding NADH-quinone oxidoreductase subunit C, translating into MRTMYFSNNGLLAGIKQRAGRGFIESREPVDRTLYVRLDKEAIVPMADYLFNQVGARFLITAGTDRRQAHRGYEINHIFAMDEDHGYVCLVAEVDPNDAKIQSITPVVPGAGWSEREFQDLIGVEAEGHPDPRRLVLADDWPAGVHPLRRDVAYDLKPPADEGARVQLKEPPPGATVLPIGPFFPVLEEPAQLRLFVDGERVVGCDYRGFYNHRGIEKLGDTVLNYNEIPFIAERICGICGFIHSSCYCQAVEVAAGIEPPPRARYIRSLMLEIERVHSHLLWLGIATHIIGFDTLLMQSWRIREPIMWLCEQIAGNRKTYGMNIIGGVRRDIPKELHPKVLDVLDKIEKETLAVADALPGDSTLMLRLKDVGPLTYEHARAMCAVGPTVRGSGHPRDARVDHPYAAYPELEPKVCYHDEGDVLARTLVRVEETFESIRQIRKGLAEMPEGPLVTPIEDEIPAGLEGISMVEAPRGEAIHYVLTGDNNRPERWRVRAPTYPNLQCIPAMVQDQEIADVPITLGSIDPCFSCTERVEVVDVERAQTRVYSNDELLALSRGKSERRS